In the Candidatus Baltobacteraceae bacterium genome, one interval contains:
- a CDS encoding serine hydrolase, with protein MRLTDAELALLAEQSGLIRPAIAVACVRDGASAAYAPRRPLYPASMVKVPLVAAALILAGRGEIAPGPHPIDPANLTANDEPSPLVAGYSSTLEELCTLSIVRSDNVATNQLFDLAGRERATAVVRAELGLLDTGLRRKLSGGHPLLRDPAQFGRNTHPASDAAVLMRAIVTHSFPGASLLFSLLARQEWNTKLSAGINAGDAFAHKTGDTEEVSHDGGILVTASGERFVVAVYSASASCEATDARFAALMRAMRPWLEAHA; from the coding sequence TTGCGGCTGACCGATGCCGAGCTCGCTCTCCTCGCAGAGCAGAGCGGCCTCATACGCCCGGCAATCGCAGTCGCATGCGTGCGGGACGGCGCGTCCGCTGCCTACGCCCCCCGGCGTCCGCTCTACCCGGCTAGCATGGTCAAAGTGCCGTTGGTCGCCGCCGCTCTTATCCTCGCTGGGCGCGGTGAGATCGCGCCCGGACCCCACCCGATCGATCCTGCGAATCTCACGGCGAACGACGAACCTTCGCCGCTGGTCGCGGGCTATTCGAGCACCCTCGAAGAGCTGTGCACGCTTTCTATCGTGCGCTCCGACAACGTCGCCACGAACCAGCTCTTCGATCTGGCCGGCCGTGAGCGCGCGACGGCGGTCGTGCGTGCCGAGCTCGGCTTACTCGACACCGGTCTGCGGCGCAAACTCTCCGGAGGACATCCGCTTCTGCGCGATCCGGCGCAATTCGGACGCAATACCCATCCGGCCAGCGACGCCGCCGTGCTCATGCGTGCGATCGTAACGCACTCCTTCCCCGGCGCGAGCTTGCTCTTTTCTTTGCTTGCGCGGCAAGAGTGGAATACCAAACTCTCCGCCGGTATCAATGCAGGCGACGCGTTCGCGCACAAAACCGGCGACACCGAAGAGGTCTCGCACGACGGCGGCATCCTCGTCACGGCAAGCGGCGAACGTTTCGTCGTTGCCGTCTACAGCGCAAGCGCTTCATGCGAGGCAACCGATGCGCGCTTCGCGGCGCTGATGCGCGCGATGCGCCCGTGGCTAGAGGCGCACGCGTAG
- a CDS encoding STAS domain-containing protein yields the protein MYLKLAHFDGASDSRSLLAAVEASVGKNDRTLTLGLDEIDSLDAATMNGLITALRRMRDAKGTVRLHVTRPDLLVTLRETGLDKVFKVVATPDEPRQKPVRKRKRRSGGVRKIAGGMAGGVFLALLILGAR from the coding sequence ATGTACCTCAAACTCGCGCACTTCGATGGTGCCAGTGATTCACGAAGCCTCCTGGCCGCCGTCGAAGCCTCAGTTGGAAAGAACGACCGGACGCTCACGCTTGGTCTCGATGAGATCGATAGCTTAGACGCGGCCACAATGAACGGTCTGATCACCGCTTTACGCCGCATGCGCGACGCGAAGGGGACGGTTCGTCTGCACGTCACGCGTCCGGATTTGCTGGTAACGCTCCGCGAGACCGGCCTCGATAAGGTGTTCAAGGTCGTCGCGACGCCCGATGAGCCGCGCCAGAAACCGGTTCGGAAGCGCAAACGCCGCAGTGGCGGGGTACGAAAGATTGCCGGGGGGATGGCGGGCGGCGTATTTCTTGCACTGCTGATCCTGGGGGCGCGATAG
- a CDS encoding HlyD family secretion protein, producing METKESASTAPRPANGPSTPSSDGNGSSETKTTKGRGPSGPARQMLIVGGVIVVLLVLFYGIRFIAYATTHQSTDDAYVEADIVTLTSKISERVQTIYTDTNRHVNKGDLLIQLDDKDERTRYAQALAAYQAEQATANAAKQNLALTRRLVAAQTTQGKGGVSAAQSGVANAQQNVSVAEDTVNQAHSQLSAANAAVPAAREALSKADADNRRTQSLVSTGDVAQSDLDATRAELQQARAQYQQALDNTKVAQSALSSAVQKVSAAESQVGVQLGQLTTAQGTLAANELPERVSVQSAQTVAAGAQAGSLAAQLRTASDQLSYTKIYAPITGYIGQKSVDLGQQVGPGAALMTIVPLNAIYVTANFKETQMGNIRKGDEADISVDAYPGVRFHGTVGTISPASQNTFALVPAQNATGNFVKVTQRIPVRIYVDGASKPLADVPLRPGMSVVASVKVK from the coding sequence TTGGAGACCAAAGAATCCGCCTCTACTGCGCCGCGTCCGGCAAACGGACCGAGCACGCCGTCCAGCGACGGCAACGGCAGCAGCGAGACGAAAACAACGAAGGGTCGCGGACCGTCGGGTCCGGCCCGTCAGATGCTGATCGTCGGCGGCGTCATCGTCGTGTTGCTCGTGCTGTTTTACGGCATTCGTTTCATAGCGTACGCAACGACGCATCAATCCACTGACGACGCGTATGTCGAGGCCGACATCGTAACGTTGACGAGCAAGATCTCCGAGCGCGTACAGACGATTTACACGGACACGAATCGCCACGTAAATAAGGGCGATTTACTGATCCAGCTCGATGACAAAGACGAGCGTACTCGCTACGCGCAAGCGCTGGCCGCCTATCAGGCGGAGCAAGCTACCGCGAACGCCGCCAAGCAGAATCTCGCGCTAACCCGCCGGCTCGTCGCCGCTCAAACGACGCAGGGCAAGGGCGGCGTGAGCGCTGCGCAGTCGGGCGTTGCGAACGCCCAGCAGAACGTTTCCGTCGCAGAAGATACGGTCAATCAAGCACACTCGCAGCTCAGCGCCGCCAACGCCGCAGTGCCGGCCGCGCGCGAAGCACTTTCCAAAGCCGATGCCGACAACCGCCGCACGCAATCGCTCGTCTCCACCGGTGACGTCGCGCAATCCGATTTGGACGCGACTCGTGCCGAATTACAGCAAGCACGGGCGCAATATCAGCAGGCGCTGGATAACACGAAAGTTGCGCAATCTGCTCTCAGCTCAGCCGTGCAGAAAGTGTCGGCCGCGGAATCGCAGGTTGGGGTTCAGCTCGGTCAATTGACCACGGCACAAGGCACCCTTGCCGCAAACGAATTGCCGGAGCGCGTCAGCGTGCAATCCGCGCAGACGGTTGCCGCCGGCGCACAAGCCGGCTCGCTCGCCGCGCAGCTGCGTACCGCCAGCGATCAGCTTTCGTACACGAAGATCTACGCTCCGATCACCGGGTACATCGGGCAGAAGAGCGTCGATCTCGGTCAGCAAGTTGGGCCGGGCGCCGCGCTAATGACGATCGTCCCGCTCAACGCGATCTACGTTACAGCTAACTTCAAAGAGACACAAATGGGCAACATTCGCAAGGGCGATGAGGCCGATATCTCCGTCGATGCGTACCCGGGCGTGCGCTTCCACGGAACCGTCGGAACGATCTCGCCGGCATCACAGAATACGTTCGCGCTCGTTCCCGCGCAAAATGCGACCGGTAACTTCGTCAAGGTGACGCAGCGGATTCCGGTGCGCATCTACGTCGACGGTGCGTCGAAGCCGCTCGCTGACGTGCCTCTGCGTCCGGGAATGTCGGTCGTCGCATCCGTTAAAGTCAAGTAG
- a CDS encoding ABC transporter substrate-binding protein, with product MLKIVALTCALLLVATPTFGAGKSIKAGVVADVSGGAAVYGVSQKNAYLLAMDDMKAGIINTGGSTLTFDVGDNATDPNQAANLFQRFTTDGSVIVLGPTLSAEAFKAQPIAVRANIPVLATSNTAPGITRQGPCVFRDALSEEQVVPATVAKTYAAWKYKTAAIIYGDDNAFTKTDFNVFSDEMKKRGVNIVDVETYHTKDVDFQAQLTKIKAAKPDVLVLGALFDEATKIISQAGTLGLHVHMVGGNGLNSTKMVDAAGQGAVGAVVGAAWFIDNSYSGNKAFVARYKKAFGSLPDQFAAQSYAAAQVVAQLVRSGASTPSAMCDGLRNMKISQTVLGPIAFDGNRDVRSAPVILKIVPGGFAYF from the coding sequence ATGTTGAAAATAGTCGCGTTAACCTGCGCACTTCTTCTCGTTGCTACTCCCACGTTCGGAGCCGGCAAGAGCATAAAGGCCGGCGTCGTCGCCGATGTCTCCGGCGGTGCGGCCGTCTACGGCGTCTCGCAAAAGAACGCATACCTGCTTGCGATGGACGACATGAAAGCCGGGATCATCAACACCGGCGGCAGCACGTTGACCTTCGATGTCGGTGATAACGCGACCGATCCGAACCAAGCCGCAAACCTGTTCCAGCGTTTCACGACCGACGGCAGCGTAATCGTTCTGGGTCCGACGCTTTCGGCCGAGGCTTTCAAGGCGCAACCGATCGCCGTGCGCGCGAACATTCCGGTGCTGGCGACTTCGAACACCGCCCCGGGCATCACGCGTCAAGGTCCCTGCGTGTTCCGCGATGCGCTTTCCGAAGAGCAAGTCGTCCCCGCGACCGTCGCCAAGACATACGCGGCTTGGAAGTACAAAACCGCCGCAATCATCTACGGCGACGACAATGCGTTCACGAAGACCGACTTCAACGTGTTCTCCGATGAAATGAAAAAGCGCGGCGTCAATATCGTCGACGTCGAGACCTATCACACGAAGGACGTCGACTTTCAAGCGCAACTGACGAAGATCAAAGCTGCAAAGCCCGATGTGCTCGTCCTCGGCGCGCTCTTCGATGAAGCCACGAAGATCATCTCGCAAGCCGGTACGCTGGGCCTGCATGTGCACATGGTCGGTGGCAATGGCCTCAACTCAACGAAGATGGTCGATGCGGCGGGTCAGGGTGCCGTCGGCGCGGTCGTCGGAGCAGCGTGGTTTATCGACAACAGCTACAGCGGCAACAAAGCTTTCGTTGCCCGGTACAAGAAAGCGTTCGGCTCGCTGCCCGATCAGTTCGCAGCGCAATCGTACGCAGCTGCGCAGGTCGTTGCCCAGCTCGTTCGTTCGGGCGCATCGACGCCGAGCGCGATGTGCGATGGTCTGCGCAATATGAAGATCTCGCAAACGGTTCTCGGTCCGATCGCGTTCGACGGCAATCGTGACGTTCGCAGCGCACCGGTGATCTTGAAGATCGTACCCGGCGGCTTCGCATACTTCTAA
- a CDS encoding helix-turn-helix domain-containing protein: MLQTHEQGVEGSPTRERILRAARAVFERNGTRGTTTREVAERAGVNEATLFRHFGNKTALLEAMRGWSLEQLGFDAALESLTGEIEADLVQICTSLYERMMRNQAIIRISLAEEETDPDQVPSCLRGPTEIMQRLMSYLQTQVDRGAIRGNPRQLAALIMGTMFALAMKSKKLDWGDESRPQALIPAFVDAILHGVKR, encoded by the coding sequence ATGCTGCAAACGCACGAGCAGGGTGTCGAAGGCTCGCCGACGCGGGAGCGTATTTTGCGTGCCGCGCGCGCCGTCTTCGAACGTAATGGAACACGCGGCACGACCACACGCGAAGTTGCAGAACGCGCGGGCGTTAACGAAGCGACGCTCTTCCGTCATTTCGGCAACAAAACAGCGTTGCTGGAAGCGATGCGCGGGTGGAGCCTCGAGCAGCTGGGATTCGATGCGGCACTCGAGTCCTTAACGGGCGAGATCGAAGCCGATCTGGTTCAGATTTGTACTTCGCTATACGAGCGCATGATGCGCAACCAAGCCATCATTCGCATCAGTTTGGCAGAAGAGGAAACCGACCCCGACCAGGTGCCGTCATGCCTGCGGGGACCAACCGAAATCATGCAGCGCCTAATGAGCTATCTCCAAACGCAAGTCGATCGGGGAGCGATACGCGGAAATCCGCGGCAGCTCGCAGCGCTGATCATGGGAACGATGTTTGCACTGGCAATGAAGTCCAAGAAGCTCGACTGGGGCGACGAAAGCCGCCCGCAGGCGCTGATCCCGGCTTTTGTCGATGCAATTCTTCACGGGGTGAAGAGATAA
- a CDS encoding TolC family protein translates to MRRTSTGLVGMSLGLTLNMLALSAANAQAAAAPTPIPTATPYAVSSGGEAPASPIPIPSTVMPPVPVVDPGFGAPDLSQPNADIAGVAQTPYVGLALNDAITMALMRNPSLAISQSNRRIAAYQVVAAEGAYDVKFQLQPSYTHSVQPPTNLFQTGPNGGSYTTDTLGANAGFSGQTVGGTHYSASAIGSRTTSNLVTDSFDPYYPTAFSFNITQPLARGSHMDDPRRQLELARINADTNTDDALATAEQTIANVSDAYWDLVAAWRNVAIQEEGLRNAVAQAQSNQRKVKAGSAAPVDVVETNDQVAEFQGNVFSALQTVQQLQTQLKSLILGNPGDPVWMANLVPTTSVAQVPSEPTVDQVLISALGNRPEIAQIRDAQRAAGVNVAYAKDQLKPQIDLGVGYTTNGFAGNPVNPLSSPVTGLFITEANSINQLIAIANKSLAPGSQLTPLPPLNFSSPGYVQGGLGQSYDNLFNNRFPTYSAQVTIGLPLQNRAAKGNYDAALEQARSVTINEIALIQRLKMESANAVQSLRATHARLIAATTARKSAEEVYASELRKFRAGTSTTFLVLQRVLNLANDRGRELQAQTDLNKALVEVNRVEGKLLAGTNIDAAALGTQTLMLTGSQVPGAVSGGVPPKPQPSPSPSQTVPPAIRP, encoded by the coding sequence ATGCGGAGAACCAGCACCGGGCTCGTGGGAATGTCCCTCGGCCTGACTCTCAACATGCTCGCGCTTAGCGCGGCGAATGCACAAGCCGCGGCCGCTCCAACGCCGATTCCGACCGCGACACCGTACGCCGTTTCGAGCGGCGGAGAGGCACCGGCTTCGCCGATTCCGATTCCGTCGACCGTGATGCCGCCGGTACCGGTCGTCGATCCGGGCTTCGGCGCGCCCGACTTGAGCCAGCCCAACGCCGATATTGCGGGCGTGGCGCAAACTCCGTACGTTGGCCTCGCACTAAACGACGCGATCACGATGGCGCTGATGCGAAATCCGAGTCTCGCGATTTCGCAATCGAATCGCCGTATCGCCGCATATCAGGTCGTTGCTGCCGAAGGTGCGTACGACGTCAAATTTCAACTGCAGCCGTCGTATACGCACTCCGTCCAGCCGCCGACGAATCTCTTCCAAACGGGACCCAACGGCGGATCGTACACCACGGACACGCTCGGCGCGAACGCAGGGTTTTCGGGACAAACGGTCGGCGGGACTCACTATTCTGCAAGCGCTATCGGTTCGCGCACGACCAGCAATCTCGTAACCGATAGCTTCGACCCGTACTATCCGACCGCGTTCTCGTTCAACATCACGCAGCCGCTCGCACGTGGTTCGCACATGGACGATCCGCGGCGTCAACTCGAGCTTGCACGCATCAACGCGGATACCAACACCGACGACGCGCTCGCAACCGCCGAGCAGACGATCGCCAATGTCTCCGACGCGTATTGGGATCTGGTCGCGGCCTGGCGCAACGTTGCAATCCAAGAAGAAGGCTTGCGCAACGCGGTCGCGCAGGCGCAAAGCAATCAGCGTAAAGTTAAAGCCGGAAGTGCCGCGCCCGTCGACGTCGTCGAGACGAACGATCAGGTCGCCGAATTTCAGGGCAACGTTTTCTCGGCATTACAAACCGTTCAACAGTTGCAGACGCAGCTCAAGAGCTTGATTCTCGGGAACCCCGGCGATCCGGTATGGATGGCGAACCTCGTCCCGACCACGAGCGTCGCACAAGTTCCGAGCGAGCCGACGGTCGATCAAGTCTTGATTTCCGCGCTCGGCAATCGCCCGGAGATCGCGCAGATTCGGGACGCCCAGCGAGCAGCCGGCGTCAACGTCGCGTATGCGAAAGATCAACTCAAACCGCAGATCGATCTCGGCGTCGGCTACACGACGAACGGCTTTGCGGGGAATCCCGTCAATCCGCTTTCGAGCCCGGTCACCGGCCTGTTTATCACGGAAGCGAATTCGATCAATCAGCTGATCGCGATCGCAAACAAGTCGCTCGCGCCGGGTTCTCAACTTACGCCGCTGCCGCCGCTGAACTTTTCATCGCCCGGCTACGTGCAAGGCGGCTTGGGACAGTCCTACGACAATTTGTTCAACAACCGCTTTCCTACGTATTCGGCGCAAGTGACGATCGGGTTACCGCTGCAAAACCGTGCAGCGAAAGGTAACTACGACGCGGCGCTCGAGCAAGCGCGTTCAGTCACAATCAACGAGATCGCGCTTATTCAGCGTCTGAAGATGGAATCGGCGAACGCCGTGCAATCGCTTCGCGCAACGCACGCGCGTCTGATCGCGGCCACGACTGCACGCAAATCAGCTGAAGAAGTCTACGCGAGCGAGCTTCGCAAGTTCCGCGCGGGGACATCAACGACGTTCTTGGTGCTGCAACGCGTCCTCAATCTCGCGAACGACCGTGGACGTGAACTGCAGGCGCAGACCGATCTCAACAAAGCCCTCGTCGAGGTCAATCGCGTCGAAGGCAAGCTGCTCGCGGGAACAAACATCGACGCGGCGGCGCTCGGTACGCAGACGCTGATGCTAACGGGTTCGCAAGTCCCGGGCGCCGTCAGCGGTGGTGTTCCACCCAAGCCGCAACCCTCACCCTCGCCGAGCCAAACGGTCCCACCCGCAATCAGACCGTAA
- a CDS encoding ABC transporter ATP-binding protein: MALLEVERVVAGYGKIEILHGVSLALEQGTLCAIVGANGAGKTTLLRTISSIVPKRGGSVRFAGKDVTTMSPHAIVRRGLAHVPEGRRMLAHLTVEENLQIAAGIRRDSEIRTDIDAMFARFPILGTRRHLPSGSLSGGEQQMLAIARALVARPLALLLDEPSMGLAPKLVAEIFAIIREERARGASILLVEQNARAALALADRAYVLERGNVVLEGTGKELLERADVTAAYLGGA; this comes from the coding sequence ATGGCGCTGCTCGAAGTCGAACGCGTCGTCGCCGGCTACGGTAAAATCGAAATCTTGCATGGCGTCTCGCTCGCGCTCGAGCAAGGAACGCTTTGCGCGATCGTCGGCGCAAACGGCGCAGGCAAGACGACGCTCTTGCGTACGATCTCGTCGATCGTCCCCAAGCGCGGGGGCAGCGTGCGATTCGCCGGCAAGGATGTGACCACGATGAGCCCGCACGCAATCGTAAGGCGCGGCTTGGCCCACGTACCGGAAGGCCGGCGGATGCTCGCGCACTTGACGGTCGAAGAGAATTTGCAGATTGCCGCCGGAATTCGGCGAGACTCCGAAATCCGCACCGACATCGACGCGATGTTCGCACGCTTTCCGATCTTGGGCACGCGCCGTCATCTTCCGTCGGGCTCACTCTCGGGCGGCGAGCAACAAATGCTCGCAATCGCACGCGCGCTCGTAGCGCGTCCCTTAGCTCTGTTGCTCGACGAGCCGTCGATGGGACTCGCTCCGAAACTCGTCGCTGAGATCTTCGCGATCATTCGTGAGGAACGCGCTCGCGGCGCTTCGATCTTGCTGGTCGAACAAAACGCGCGCGCTGCGCTCGCTCTCGCAGACCGGGCTTACGTTCTCGAACGCGGGAACGTCGTGCTCGAAGGCACCGGAAAGGAGCTACTCGAGCGCGCGGACGTCACGGCCGCTTATCTCGGCGGTGCTTAG
- a CDS encoding branched-chain amino acid ABC transporter permease, with the protein MHELVALFTRYHTLVDQIGINAILALSLSVCLRAGQLALAQAAFMGIAGYICAIGVVTFGWPLALAAPVAIAASALVGALLALPVERLRGVYLAIATIGFGEIVRIVAYNLQITGGGDGLNGIPPLLSTQWIYATLIVIGVILYAARNSRFALAQAITREDESAAAGVGVDTGRVRVVTLACAGAIAGCAGILYAFTNFFLTPSDFAFGRMEQILVYCVIGGVTSPVGAVLGAAVMTILPEAFRFLQDFRDVLSGVVLLLVIVFAPGGISAIWSSVRKKPAAQIGNA; encoded by the coding sequence GTGCACGAACTCGTCGCGCTCTTCACCCGCTACCACACGCTCGTCGATCAGATCGGCATCAACGCGATTCTCGCGCTCTCGCTATCCGTCTGCCTGCGCGCCGGACAGCTCGCGCTCGCGCAAGCGGCATTCATGGGGATCGCCGGCTACATCTGTGCTATTGGGGTGGTCACGTTCGGCTGGCCGCTCGCCCTCGCTGCGCCCGTAGCAATTGCCGCATCCGCGCTCGTCGGCGCGTTGCTTGCATTACCCGTAGAGCGGTTGCGCGGCGTTTACCTCGCGATCGCGACAATCGGGTTCGGCGAGATCGTCCGCATCGTCGCGTACAATTTGCAAATCACCGGTGGCGGCGACGGACTGAACGGTATTCCGCCGTTGCTCTCGACTCAGTGGATCTACGCGACGCTGATCGTAATCGGCGTAATTCTCTATGCCGCACGTAACTCGCGTTTTGCGCTTGCGCAGGCCATTACACGTGAAGACGAATCTGCGGCAGCCGGCGTCGGCGTCGACACGGGTCGCGTGCGCGTCGTGACCTTGGCGTGCGCCGGCGCCATCGCGGGATGCGCCGGCATCCTGTACGCGTTCACGAATTTTTTTCTGACGCCATCCGACTTTGCGTTCGGTCGCATGGAACAAATCCTCGTGTACTGTGTGATCGGCGGCGTCACATCACCGGTTGGGGCGGTTCTTGGTGCGGCGGTGATGACGATATTGCCGGAGGCGTTCCGTTTTCTGCAAGATTTCCGCGACGTGCTTAGCGGCGTCGTCCTCTTGCTCGTCATCGTTTTCGCACCGGGCGGAATCTCGGCGATCTGGAGCAGCGTGCGCAAGAAACCGGCCGCGCAGATCGGAAACGCCTAA
- a CDS encoding ABC transporter ATP-binding protein, which translates to MALALEGVRVRFGGVDALAGVSLRIEAGTVVGLIGPNGAGKTTLVNATTGIVSLAGGTITLGDVRLDGKPPYRIARCGIARTYQNIRLFAALDVEDNLRAGAIRRSDLDTNAMLALCERAGMHDVDLRTIASSLAYGEQRRLEIARALASAPAILMLDEPAAGMNPSETLALASLVRSIADEGIGVLLIEHDVGLVRRVCDRVTVLNFGTVLAEGTPADVARDPAVIEAYLGAAV; encoded by the coding sequence ATGGCGCTTGCGCTCGAGGGCGTCCGCGTCCGGTTCGGCGGGGTCGACGCGCTTGCGGGCGTAAGCCTGCGGATCGAAGCGGGCACGGTCGTCGGCTTGATCGGACCTAACGGCGCCGGCAAGACGACGCTCGTCAACGCAACTACGGGCATCGTCTCGCTGGCCGGCGGCACGATCACGCTCGGCGACGTGCGCCTCGACGGGAAGCCGCCCTATCGGATCGCACGCTGCGGAATTGCGCGAACCTATCAGAACATCCGATTGTTCGCTGCGCTCGACGTCGAGGACAATTTGCGCGCGGGCGCAATCCGCCGCAGCGATCTCGATACGAACGCCATGCTCGCGCTCTGCGAGCGCGCCGGCATGCACGACGTCGACTTGCGCACAATTGCATCCTCGCTTGCATACGGCGAACAACGAAGACTCGAGATCGCTCGAGCGCTCGCGTCGGCGCCTGCAATTCTCATGCTCGACGAACCGGCGGCGGGAATGAATCCCAGCGAAACGCTTGCGCTGGCGTCACTCGTTCGCTCGATTGCAGATGAGGGCATCGGCGTGCTCCTCATCGAGCACGATGTCGGTCTCGTGCGCAGGGTCTGCGACCGCGTCACGGTGCTGAATTTCGGCACGGTACTCGCCGAGGGAACGCCGGCTGACGTTGCGCGCGATCCCGCGGTCATCGAAGCGTATCTCGGAGCCGCAGTCTGA
- a CDS encoding branched-chain amino acid ABC transporter permease: MLLTQQLANGIFLGATYALFAIGYALVFGVLDILNLAHAAIFMLAAFVCLSVVLAGYPLAVGMLVAILVAGLAGIVLDRVAFAPLRRRNAGTLVPLISSIGFAIIVEAIARGIYGVNDHQFPSLVRQASPIVLGPVTFTFFDVAILGASIVLMIALAYVMRSTKLGREIRAVADDRMAAALLGIDIERTIALTFFIASALGGAAGVLAGLQYNSVVFDMGGRIELKGLAVIILGGMGSITGAVIGGFILGITETLAVAFISSSWRDAIAFGVMFVILIARPAGILGRRALRTA, encoded by the coding sequence ATACTTCTAACACAGCAGCTCGCCAACGGAATCTTCCTCGGAGCAACTTACGCGCTCTTCGCTATAGGCTATGCTCTGGTCTTCGGCGTCCTCGATATCCTGAATCTGGCGCACGCCGCGATCTTCATGCTCGCAGCGTTCGTCTGTCTCTCGGTCGTGCTAGCCGGTTATCCCCTAGCCGTGGGAATGCTCGTCGCAATCTTGGTGGCCGGACTCGCCGGCATCGTGCTCGACCGCGTCGCGTTTGCGCCGCTGCGGCGCCGCAACGCCGGGACGCTCGTGCCGCTGATCTCGAGTATCGGGTTCGCGATTATCGTGGAAGCCATTGCGCGCGGAATTTACGGCGTCAACGATCACCAATTTCCCTCGCTCGTGCGGCAAGCATCGCCGATCGTACTGGGGCCGGTAACCTTCACGTTTTTCGACGTCGCGATTCTCGGCGCATCAATCGTGCTGATGATCGCACTCGCGTACGTCATGCGTTCGACGAAACTCGGACGGGAAATCCGCGCCGTCGCCGACGACCGGATGGCCGCGGCCCTGCTCGGGATCGACATCGAACGGACGATCGCCCTGACGTTCTTCATCGCCTCGGCGCTGGGGGGAGCCGCCGGCGTTCTCGCCGGCCTTCAGTATAATAGCGTCGTTTTCGACATGGGTGGCCGCATCGAACTCAAGGGACTGGCCGTCATCATTTTAGGCGGAATGGGCAGCATCACCGGCGCCGTGATCGGCGGATTCATCCTCGGCATCACCGAGACGCTCGCGGTGGCCTTCATCTCGTCGAGTTGGCGCGACGCGATCGCCTTCGGCGTCATGTTCGTGATCTTGATTGCGCGACCGGCGGGTATCCTCGGCCGCCGCGCACTCCGTACTGCCTAA